A genomic window from Synechococcus sp. CBW1107 includes:
- a CDS encoding DUF760 domain-containing protein: MFNPEFLTTDSEAISGNSLIQYLQDQSPDVLQRVARSASGDIQDIIRHNVQGLLGMLPGEQFEVKIQTSRDNLAGLLASAMMTGYFLRQMEQRMELETTLFGEGGLDADPGELRL, translated from the coding sequence ATGTTCAACCCGGAGTTCCTGACCACCGACAGCGAAGCGATCAGCGGGAATTCCCTGATTCAGTACCTGCAGGACCAGTCACCCGATGTGCTTCAGCGGGTGGCCCGCTCCGCCAGCGGTGACATCCAGGACATCATTCGCCACAACGTCCAGGGATTGCTGGGGATGCTTCCCGGTGAGCAGTTCGAAGTGAAGATTCAGACCAGCCGCGACAACCTCGCCGGTCTGCTCGCTTCCGCGATGATGACCGGCTATTTCCTGCGCCAGATGGAGCAGAGGATGGAGCTGGAAACCACCCTCTTCGGCGAGGGCGGTCTCGACGCCGATCCCGGCGAACTCAGGCTCTGA
- the lepB gene encoding signal peptidase I: protein MPNPPLSPSATTPSGASRRWGVARQLIPLLLWVGVALLLRWQVMEPRWIPSGSMLPTLQLEDRILVEKLRPRLVPVLPRGAIVVFRPPDPLLAAGYDPRAALIKRVVGVPGDVIEVAGGDLLRNGAPVREPWRREPMNYELPPLTVPAGHLLVMGDNRNASLDSHLWGPLPADHVIGTAVFRYWPLRHLGPIRFSPTAGRG, encoded by the coding sequence ATGCCCAATCCTCCTCTGTCCCCTTCGGCCACGACCCCATCCGGTGCCAGCCGCCGCTGGGGGGTGGCCCGCCAGCTGATTCCCCTGCTGCTCTGGGTGGGGGTGGCCCTGCTGCTGCGCTGGCAGGTGATGGAACCCCGCTGGATCCCCTCGGGCTCGATGCTGCCCACGCTGCAGCTCGAGGACCGGATCCTGGTGGAGAAGCTCAGGCCCCGGCTGGTTCCGGTCCTGCCGCGCGGAGCGATCGTCGTGTTCCGTCCGCCCGATCCCCTGCTCGCCGCCGGCTACGACCCCCGGGCCGCATTGATCAAGCGGGTCGTGGGGGTGCCCGGCGATGTGATCGAAGTGGCGGGTGGTGACCTGCTCCGCAATGGCGCCCCGGTACGTGAGCCCTGGCGGCGCGAGCCGATGAACTATGAGCTCCCGCCTCTGACCGTACCGGCGGGTCACCTGCTGGTGATGGGGGATAACCGCAATGCCAGCCTCGACTCGCACCTCTGGGGCCCCCTGCCGGCCGACCATGTGATCGGCACCGCCGTGTTCCGTTACTGGCCCCTGCGGCATCTCGGCCCGATACGGTTCTCACCCACGGCGGGGAGAGGTTGA
- a CDS encoding YcjF family protein has product MTTPAAPKANAASQLSAAQACSGDAGARAHSWRPGMPWMPAALVLAGGLLLGDSLHGSVSGAVVVAAAAGGLWWLSRGRASIQPRLPSSWNGWIERCEGLLNQFEQLQPTENDPAASAEQEGRRQRLQQLRDRQPRQQLQVGLAGVSLPPASLQPELIRALRAPLPLCLHWGHPLPSHSPDWRWPLLFQQCDLLLVHLETPLRAADLRWLESLPAGQAVSLLVTSSQPAPTAELDQELRAQLPGTLADQVILWSGEEEQLGSALEPCSRLLRVRGRSLLLQTELRCLETLHAEWQTSLESLRRGRLDGLVRRTQWLVAAGVFAAPMPSVDLLVLAVANGLMLREMAELWDCPWQLAQLREAATELAKAALALGVTEWTSQALLSAMRLEGTTWLVGGALQALSAAYLTRVVAHAMADVLALSSGVPEPDLQMLRQQAPLLVARAAEAERLDWKGFLSQGQAWWRSQGTPGLEAAG; this is encoded by the coding sequence TTGACCACCCCCGCCGCTCCCAAGGCCAACGCCGCGTCCCAGCTCAGCGCCGCTCAGGCCTGCTCAGGCGACGCCGGGGCCAGGGCGCACAGCTGGCGCCCGGGAATGCCCTGGATGCCGGCGGCTCTGGTGCTGGCCGGCGGCCTGCTGCTGGGCGACAGCCTCCACGGCAGCGTCTCCGGTGCCGTGGTGGTCGCCGCGGCTGCGGGGGGCCTGTGGTGGCTCAGCCGCGGCAGGGCCTCGATCCAGCCCAGGCTTCCCTCCAGCTGGAACGGCTGGATCGAGCGGTGCGAAGGGCTGCTGAATCAGTTCGAGCAGCTCCAGCCCACTGAGAACGATCCCGCCGCCAGCGCCGAGCAGGAGGGCCGGCGCCAGCGCCTGCAGCAGCTGCGCGACCGTCAGCCGCGGCAGCAGCTGCAGGTGGGGCTGGCCGGGGTCAGCCTGCCGCCCGCGAGCCTGCAGCCGGAACTGATCCGGGCGCTCAGGGCCCCCCTGCCCCTCTGCCTGCACTGGGGCCATCCCCTGCCGAGCCACAGCCCCGACTGGCGTTGGCCCCTGCTGTTCCAGCAGTGCGACCTGCTGCTCGTTCACCTGGAGACCCCCCTGAGGGCCGCGGATCTGCGCTGGCTCGAATCCCTGCCCGCAGGTCAGGCCGTGTCCCTGCTGGTCACGAGCTCCCAGCCGGCGCCGACGGCGGAGCTGGACCAGGAGTTGCGCGCCCAGCTGCCGGGGACCCTGGCCGATCAGGTGATTCTCTGGAGCGGCGAGGAGGAGCAGCTCGGGTCTGCCCTGGAGCCCTGCAGCCGGCTGCTGCGCGTCCGCGGGCGGAGCCTGCTGCTGCAGACCGAGCTGCGCTGCCTCGAGACCCTGCACGCGGAGTGGCAGACGAGCCTGGAGAGTCTGAGGCGCGGGCGTCTCGATGGGCTGGTGCGGCGCACCCAGTGGCTGGTGGCCGCGGGGGTGTTCGCGGCCCCGATGCCCAGCGTCGATCTGCTGGTGCTGGCGGTGGCCAACGGCCTGATGCTCAGGGAGATGGCCGAGCTCTGGGATTGCCCCTGGCAGCTGGCTCAGCTGCGCGAGGCCGCCACTGAGCTGGCCAAGGCGGCGCTGGCCCTGGGCGTGACCGAGTGGACCAGCCAGGCCCTGCTCTCGGCCATGCGCCTGGAGGGAACCACCTGGCTGGTGGGTGGTGCGCTGCAGGCCCTCAGCGCCGCCTACCTGACCCGGGTGGTGGCCCATGCCATGGCCGATGTGCTCGCCCTCTCCAGCGGGGTGCCCGAACCGGATCTGCAGATGCTGCGCCAACAGGCCCCTCTGCTGGTGGCCAGGGCCGCCGAGGCGGAGCGGCTGGACTGGAAGGGATTCCTCAGCCAGGGCCAGGCCTGGTGGCGCAGCCAGGGGACGCCTGGACTCGAGGCCGCCGGCTGA
- a CDS encoding metal ABC transporter ATP-binding protein, with translation MAAHPDLAPRAERIRVSHLCVSYHGVVALHDVSLTVKAGIICGLVGTNGAGKSTLFKSLMGFVRPSEGEISINGLPLRQALRRQAVAYVPQMESVDWNFPIHVANVVMMGRYGGMNLLRIPSRDDHRAVRESLERVELWPLRHRQIGELSGGQRKRAFLARALAQGASVLLLDEPFAGVDIRTERLMIELFQQFRAEGRTLLISTHDLSHVTGFCDEVVLINKTVLAYGDTSEVFTEENLARTFGGSPAQLLTSPGLEPGPQPGHDPWRSEP, from the coding sequence ATGGCCGCCCATCCCGACCTCGCCCCCAGGGCCGAGCGCATCCGCGTCAGCCACCTCTGCGTCAGCTACCACGGTGTGGTGGCCCTCCACGACGTGTCTCTGACGGTGAAGGCCGGCATCATCTGTGGTCTGGTGGGCACCAACGGCGCCGGCAAATCCACGCTGTTCAAGTCCCTGATGGGCTTCGTGCGGCCCTCCGAGGGGGAGATCAGCATCAACGGCCTGCCCTTGCGCCAGGCCCTGCGCCGCCAGGCGGTGGCCTACGTCCCCCAGATGGAGAGCGTCGACTGGAACTTCCCCATCCACGTGGCCAACGTGGTGATGATGGGTCGCTACGGCGGCATGAACCTGCTGAGGATTCCCAGCCGCGACGACCACCGCGCCGTGCGCGAGAGCCTGGAGCGGGTGGAGCTCTGGCCCCTGCGCCACCGCCAGATCGGTGAACTCTCCGGCGGTCAGCGCAAGCGGGCCTTCCTGGCGCGGGCCCTGGCCCAGGGCGCCTCCGTGCTGCTGCTCGATGAGCCCTTCGCCGGCGTCGACATCCGCACCGAGCGGTTGATGATCGAGTTGTTCCAGCAGTTCCGCGCCGAGGGCCGCACCCTGCTGATCTCCACCCACGACCTCTCCCACGTCACCGGCTTCTGCGATGAGGTGGTGCTGATCAACAAGACCGTTCTGGCCTACGGCGACACCTCCGAGGTGTTCACCGAGGAGAACCTGGCGCGCACCTTCGGCGGCAGCCCCGCCCAGTTGCTCACCAGCCCGGGTCTCGAACCGGGCCCCCAGCCGGGACACGACCCCTGGCGGAGCGAGCCCTGA
- a CDS encoding DUF4336 domain-containing protein produces MTPVEQRRPSQRWPWWPLLPLYPYGCRRTLVRTLIPAQVWSFEQLQGIFHVAVPIRMTVLRLSGGLLLHAPVPPTEEVLEELRALEHRYGPVRTIVLPTSSGLEHKLPVPAMARAFPAAEVWVSPQQWSFPLSLPLPWLGFPRSRTRVLLEDGLPHGDELSWHPLGPLDLGTGTFLEVACLHRASGALLVTDALVAIAPEPPQLFEADPTPLLFHGRDRGDQPLIDTPEHRRIGWWRTVLFASYLRPGSLEVAGLMEVLSQALKPGLRRPRTYFGLYPFRWSPGWEEEFKALLSPRGEPRLQVAPVLERLVFPRCREALLTWLESLAALQQIRWLVPAHYEAPVACTGDDLMALARSIRDRPWAASEGSWAYLAGIDRALVRWGVVPSEPGA; encoded by the coding sequence TTGACGCCGGTGGAGCAGCGACGCCCCAGTCAGCGCTGGCCCTGGTGGCCCCTTCTTCCCCTCTACCCCTACGGCTGCCGCCGCACCCTGGTGCGCACGCTCATCCCCGCACAGGTCTGGAGCTTCGAGCAGCTGCAGGGGATCTTCCATGTGGCGGTCCCGATCCGGATGACGGTGCTGCGTCTGAGCGGGGGGCTGCTGCTGCATGCGCCGGTGCCCCCCACCGAGGAGGTGCTGGAGGAGCTGCGCGCCCTGGAGCATCGCTACGGACCGGTGCGCACGATCGTGCTGCCCACCAGCTCCGGTCTGGAGCACAAGCTGCCGGTCCCGGCCATGGCCCGGGCCTTCCCCGCAGCCGAGGTCTGGGTGAGCCCGCAGCAATGGAGCTTTCCGCTGTCCCTGCCGCTCCCCTGGCTGGGGTTTCCCCGCTCCCGCACCCGGGTGCTCCTGGAGGATGGGCTGCCCCATGGCGACGAGCTCAGCTGGCATCCGCTCGGTCCCCTCGACCTGGGGACCGGCACCTTTCTGGAGGTGGCCTGCCTGCACCGGGCCAGTGGAGCCCTGCTGGTCACCGATGCCCTGGTGGCGATTGCGCCGGAGCCCCCCCAGCTGTTCGAGGCCGATCCCACGCCGCTGCTCTTTCATGGCCGCGACCGGGGCGATCAGCCCTTGATCGACACCCCTGAGCACCGGCGGATCGGCTGGTGGCGCACCGTGCTGTTCGCCTCCTACCTGCGCCCCGGGTCGCTGGAGGTTGCCGGTCTGATGGAGGTTCTCAGTCAGGCGCTCAAGCCCGGCCTGCGCCGGCCCAGGACCTATTTCGGCCTGTACCCCTTCCGCTGGTCACCCGGCTGGGAGGAGGAGTTCAAGGCCCTTCTGAGCCCCCGCGGCGAACCTCGCCTGCAGGTGGCACCGGTGCTGGAGCGGCTGGTGTTCCCCCGTTGCCGCGAGGCCCTGCTGACCTGGCTGGAGAGCCTCGCCGCGCTGCAGCAGATTCGCTGGCTGGTGCCCGCCCACTACGAGGCCCCCGTGGCCTGCACCGGCGACGATCTGATGGCCCTGGCGAGGTCGATCAGAGACCGGCCCTGGGCGGCGTCCGAGGGCTCCTGGGCCTATCTGGCGGGGATCGATCGGGCCCTGGTGCGCTGGGGCGTCGTGCCCAGCGAACCAGGGGCCTGA
- a CDS encoding glycoside hydrolase family 104 protein, translated as MEALGTTALLLALPALISSRYGAALAAVSPVPPFPPSPALAAPAIAVARPAPRAVRYPLTRQRRALLATIRFAEGTWAGGSPDGYRTLYGGELVPSLELHPDIVVVKRYASAAAGAYQMLPATWKAASSRLGLRGFGPANQDQAALYLVDQRGALASVDRGQLSDDAMARLAGEWASFPLHHGGSAYGQPVKRAGELRRFFDAQLRGQTQPAAASRLG; from the coding sequence GTGGAGGCTCTCGGTACCACCGCCCTGCTGCTGGCCCTGCCGGCGCTGATCTCCAGCCGCTACGGCGCTGCGCTGGCCGCTGTGTCACCCGTGCCTCCCTTCCCTCCATCGCCAGCGCTGGCGGCGCCTGCCATCGCCGTCGCCCGGCCCGCCCCGAGGGCCGTCCGCTATCCGCTCACGCGCCAGCGGCGGGCGTTGCTGGCCACGATCCGCTTCGCCGAGGGCACCTGGGCCGGCGGGTCTCCCGACGGCTACCGGACTCTGTACGGCGGCGAGCTGGTGCCCTCTCTGGAGCTTCACCCCGACATCGTCGTGGTGAAGCGCTACGCCAGTGCCGCCGCCGGGGCCTACCAGATGCTGCCGGCCACCTGGAAGGCGGCCAGCAGCCGCCTCGGTCTGCGCGGGTTCGGACCTGCCAACCAGGACCAGGCCGCCCTCTACCTCGTGGATCAGCGTGGTGCCCTCGCGTCGGTTGACCGGGGCCAGCTCTCCGATGACGCCATGGCCCGCCTGGCTGGCGAGTGGGCGTCCTTCCCGCTGCACCATGGCGGCAGCGCCTACGGCCAGCCGGTCAAGAGAGCCGGGGAGCTGCGCCGCTTCTTCGACGCGCAGCTCCGCGGTCAGACCCAGCCAGCGGCCGCGAGCCGGCTGGGCTGA
- a CDS encoding metal ABC transporter substrate-binding protein — MLAILVLPVLAGCRGSGPVAEERPLVITTFTVLADMARNVAGDHLRVESITKLGAEIHGYEPTPSDLRRVEGASLVLENGLNLERWSERFLAGMPNLKRSTLTAGITPLPITEDAYRGKPNPHAWMSPRLAEIYVENIRRAFSELDPANAEEYRRRAQAYKDQLRALDLELRRELATIPAPRRVLASCEGAFTYLAKDYGLDEAYLWPVNSESQVTPQRMARLIATVRQRQVPAVFCESTVSDKVQRQVAEQTGARFGGVFYVDSLSGPQGEAPTLLKLQRHNVRTLIQGLKGS; from the coding sequence CTGCTCGCCATCCTGGTGCTGCCGGTCCTGGCGGGTTGTCGCGGCTCAGGCCCGGTGGCCGAGGAGCGTCCCCTGGTGATCACCACCTTCACGGTGCTGGCCGACATGGCCCGCAATGTGGCCGGCGATCACCTGCGGGTGGAATCGATCACCAAGCTGGGGGCGGAGATCCACGGCTACGAGCCCACCCCCAGCGATCTGCGCCGGGTCGAGGGGGCCTCGCTCGTGCTGGAGAACGGCCTGAACCTGGAGCGCTGGAGCGAGCGCTTCCTGGCCGGGATGCCGAACCTGAAGCGGTCCACCCTCACCGCGGGGATCACGCCCCTGCCGATCACCGAAGATGCGTACCGGGGGAAACCCAATCCCCATGCCTGGATGTCCCCCCGCCTCGCTGAGATCTACGTGGAGAACATCCGCCGGGCGTTCAGCGAGCTGGATCCGGCCAACGCCGAGGAGTACCGCCGCCGCGCCCAGGCCTACAAGGACCAGCTCCGGGCCCTCGACCTGGAGCTGCGCCGCGAGCTGGCCACGATCCCCGCGCCCAGGCGGGTGCTGGCCAGCTGCGAGGGGGCCTTCACCTACCTGGCGAAGGACTACGGCCTCGATGAGGCCTACCTCTGGCCGGTGAATTCCGAGTCCCAGGTCACCCCCCAGCGGATGGCGCGGCTGATCGCCACCGTGCGCCAGCGTCAGGTGCCGGCGGTCTTCTGCGAGAGCACCGTCAGCGACAAGGTGCAGCGTCAGGTGGCCGAGCAGACGGGCGCCCGCTTCGGAGGCGTGTTCTATGTCGACTCGCTCTCCGGCCCCCAGGGTGAGGCGCCGACCCTGCTGAAGCTGCAACGCCACAACGTGCGCACCCTGATCCAGGGCCTGAAGGGGAGCTGA
- the trpS gene encoding tryptophan--tRNA ligase — translation MSGRPRVLSGVQPTGALHLGNWLGAIRNWVSLQDDHDTFFCVVDLHAITVPHDPALLAENTRRTAALYLASGIDPERSSVFVQSQVTAHSELTWLLNCVTPLNWLERMIQFKEKARKQGENVSVGLLDYPVLMAADILLYDADLVPVGEDQKQHLELARDIAQQRINARFAPEDEPLLKVPEPLILAEGARVMSLADGRSKMSKSDPNEGSRINLLDPPELITRKIKRAKTDPVMGLEFGNPERPEADNLLGLYALLSGVGREAAARECAPMGWGQFKPLLAEAAVEALRPLQERYEAIRAEPGYLDQVLRRGRERASVVAEASLERVRTAMGFLPAR, via the coding sequence GTGAGCGGCAGGCCCAGGGTTCTCTCCGGTGTCCAGCCCACAGGTGCTCTTCACCTGGGGAACTGGCTCGGGGCCATCCGCAACTGGGTCAGCCTCCAGGACGACCACGACACGTTCTTCTGTGTGGTCGATCTGCATGCCATCACGGTGCCTCACGATCCGGCGCTGCTGGCCGAGAACACCCGTCGCACCGCCGCGCTCTACCTCGCCAGCGGCATCGATCCCGAGCGCTCCAGCGTCTTCGTGCAGAGCCAGGTCACGGCCCACAGCGAGCTCACCTGGCTGCTGAACTGCGTCACGCCGCTGAACTGGCTCGAGCGGATGATCCAGTTCAAGGAAAAGGCCCGCAAACAGGGCGAGAACGTCTCGGTGGGCCTGCTGGATTACCCCGTGCTGATGGCGGCGGACATCCTGCTCTACGACGCCGATCTGGTGCCGGTGGGCGAAGACCAGAAGCAGCATCTCGAGCTGGCCCGCGACATCGCCCAGCAACGGATCAATGCCCGCTTCGCCCCTGAGGACGAGCCGCTGCTGAAAGTCCCCGAGCCGCTGATCCTCGCCGAGGGCGCACGGGTGATGAGCCTGGCCGATGGGCGCAGCAAGATGAGCAAGAGCGACCCCAACGAGGGCTCGCGCATCAACTTGCTCGATCCCCCCGAGCTGATCACCCGCAAGATCAAGCGGGCCAAGACCGATCCGGTGATGGGGCTGGAGTTCGGCAACCCCGAGCGACCCGAGGCCGACAACCTCCTGGGGCTCTATGCCCTGCTCAGTGGCGTGGGTCGGGAGGCGGCCGCCCGGGAGTGCGCCCCGATGGGCTGGGGCCAGTTCAAGCCCCTGCTGGCGGAGGCGGCCGTTGAGGCTCTGCGCCCCCTGCAGGAGCGCTACGAGGCGATCCGGGCTGAGCCGGGCTACCTCGATCAGGTGCTGCGCCGTGGCCGCGAACGGGCCAGTGTCGTGGCCGAGGCGTCCCTGGAGAGAGTGCGCACGGCCATGGGATTTCTGCCGGCACGCTGA
- the psbA gene encoding photosystem II q(b) protein, translating into MTTAVRSGRAGNWENFCQWVTSTDNRIYVGWFGVLMIPCLLSATICFIIAFIAAPPVDIDGIREPVAGSFLYGNNIISGAVVPSSNAIGLHFYPIWEAASLDEWLYNGGPYQLVVFHFLIGIACYMGRQWELSYRLGMRPWICVAYSAPLSAAFAVFLIYPFGQGSFSDGMPLGISGTFNFMLVFQAEHNILMHPFHMLGVAGVFGGSLFSAMHGSLVTSSLVRETTESESQNYGYKFGQEEETYNIVAAHGYFGRLIFQYASFNNSRSLHFFLAAWPVVGIWFTALGVSTMAFNLNGFNFNQSILDSQGRVLNTWADVLNRANLGFEVMHERNAHNFPLDLAASEIVPVALTAPAIG; encoded by the coding sequence ATGACCACGGCCGTTCGCAGCGGACGCGCTGGCAACTGGGAAAACTTCTGTCAGTGGGTCACCTCCACCGACAACCGCATCTATGTCGGTTGGTTCGGTGTGCTGATGATTCCCTGCCTCCTGTCAGCCACCATCTGCTTCATCATTGCCTTCATCGCCGCTCCCCCCGTCGACATCGACGGCATCCGGGAACCGGTCGCAGGTTCGTTCCTGTACGGCAACAACATCATCTCCGGCGCCGTTGTTCCTTCGAGCAACGCCATCGGCCTGCACTTCTATCCCATCTGGGAAGCCGCCAGCCTCGACGAGTGGCTGTACAACGGCGGTCCTTACCAGCTGGTGGTCTTCCACTTCCTGATCGGCATCGCCTGCTACATGGGCCGCCAGTGGGAGCTCTCCTACCGCCTGGGCATGCGTCCCTGGATCTGCGTCGCCTACTCGGCGCCCCTCTCGGCCGCCTTCGCCGTGTTCCTGATCTACCCCTTCGGTCAGGGTTCCTTCTCCGACGGCATGCCCCTCGGCATCTCCGGCACCTTCAACTTCATGCTGGTGTTCCAGGCTGAGCACAACATCCTGATGCACCCCTTCCACATGCTGGGTGTGGCGGGTGTGTTCGGCGGCTCCCTGTTCTCCGCCATGCACGGCTCCCTGGTGACCTCCTCCCTGGTGCGTGAGACCACCGAGAGCGAGAGCCAGAACTACGGCTACAAGTTCGGTCAGGAAGAGGAGACCTACAACATCGTGGCTGCCCACGGTTACTTCGGTCGCCTGATCTTCCAGTACGCCTCCTTCAACAACAGCCGCAGCCTGCACTTCTTCCTGGCTGCCTGGCCCGTCGTCGGCATCTGGTTCACCGCCCTGGGCGTGAGCACGATGGCCTTCAACCTGAACGGCTTCAACTTCAACCAGTCGATCCTGGATTCCCAGGGCCGGGTGCTCAACACCTGGGCCGACGTGCTCAACCGCGCCAACCTCGGTTTCGAGGTGATGCACGAGCGCAACGCTCACAACTTCCCGCTGGATCTGGCCGCCAGCGAGATCGTGCCGGTCGCACTGACCGCCCCCGCCATCGGCTGA
- a CDS encoding metal ABC transporter permease: MDPLSWLLEPLRHDFMVRALLVSALVAGVCGLLSCFMTLKGWALMGDAVSHAVMPGVVIAYALNLPFALGAFVFGVGSVAVIGYIKQMTRIKEDTVIGLVFTGFFALGLTLISKVRSTIDLTHILFGNVLGISGDDIRQTVLISLLVLVLLLLFRRDLILFCFDPTHARSIGVNTGFLHYLLLSVLSLAAVAGLQTVGIILVVAMLVTPGATAYLLTDRFDRMTWIAIGSAVLSSVLGIYWSYWMDASTAGCIVLVQTGLFLLSFLFAPRHGLLAQQRR, translated from the coding sequence ATGGATCCCCTGAGCTGGCTGCTGGAGCCCCTGCGCCACGACTTCATGGTGCGGGCGCTGCTGGTGAGTGCCCTGGTGGCGGGCGTCTGTGGACTGCTCTCCTGCTTCATGACCCTCAAGGGCTGGGCCCTGATGGGGGATGCGGTCTCGCACGCGGTGATGCCGGGAGTGGTGATCGCCTATGCGCTCAACCTGCCCTTCGCCCTGGGGGCCTTCGTGTTCGGGGTGGGCTCGGTGGCGGTGATCGGCTACATCAAACAGATGACCCGGATCAAGGAAGACACCGTGATCGGCCTGGTGTTCACCGGATTCTTCGCGCTCGGTCTGACGCTGATCTCGAAGGTGCGCAGCACCATCGATCTCACCCACATCCTCTTCGGCAACGTGCTGGGAATCAGCGGCGATGACATCCGCCAGACCGTGCTCATCAGCCTGCTGGTGCTGGTGCTGCTGCTGCTGTTCCGCCGCGACCTGATCCTGTTCTGCTTCGATCCCACCCACGCCCGCTCGATCGGCGTGAACACCGGATTCCTGCATTACCTGCTGCTCTCGGTGCTGTCCCTGGCGGCGGTGGCCGGTCTGCAGACCGTGGGCATCATCCTGGTGGTGGCGATGCTGGTGACGCCGGGCGCCACGGCCTACCTGCTCACCGACCGCTTCGACCGCATGACCTGGATCGCGATCGGCTCGGCCGTGCTCTCCAGCGTGCTGGGCATCTACTGGAGCTACTGGATGGATGCCTCCACGGCGGGCTGCATCGTGCTGGTGCAGACGGGACTGTTTCTGCTCAGTTTCCTGTTTGCCCCCCGCCACGGGCTGCTGGCCCAGCAGCGCCGTTGA
- the menD gene encoding 2-succinyl-5-enolpyruvyl-6-hydroxy-3-cyclohexene-1-carboxylic-acid synthase gives MARGVERVVLCPGSRSGPLAAAAGLLLQRGLKLHTAIDERSAGFFALGLARAEGTPTVVITTSGTAVANLLPAVVEADSGTIPLLLLSADRPQRLKNCGANQTVNQEEFLAPCCRWSAQGDSRGLAAMARPALQALARRACRMALSAPMGPVHLNLPFDEPLHAGAEALQRLAREFGAMAAATEVPGHGDGGGAATAGGDPLGLDPDRPGVIVAGPWRGSPDQWPAFVAALQRWQQRCGWPLLADGLSGLRGQAGLDLVAGYDLVLEDPDPALAPPQVLRLGPLPASRRLQRWLAACGGHQVLISEGDPRPLDPLGTVQASCGHGFSTWCQALPVSFWQGGPGLTANQEVLTLWQAAEGGTQGWLNTQLTHEGASHRPDEPSLARALSQLLPPGLAVMLASSSPVRDWESFADPSGPARPVHGFRGASGIDGTLSLAAGLAESLGGLVLLSGDLALLHDSNGWLWHHQLRGRLTVVLIENGGGGIFEQLPIRATAGLDFERLFAMGQPLDHTSLAAAHGVPWRRVAALTELEGALDWALEQPVALLEVRTDRRADALLRQRLRQDCPRPRLRMTPSQAPPR, from the coding sequence ATGGCCCGGGGGGTGGAGCGGGTGGTGCTCTGTCCGGGCAGCCGTTCGGGGCCTCTGGCGGCGGCGGCCGGGTTGCTGCTCCAGCGGGGACTGAAACTGCACACGGCCATCGACGAGCGATCGGCGGGGTTCTTCGCCCTGGGCCTGGCCAGGGCCGAGGGCACACCCACCGTGGTGATCACCACCTCCGGCACTGCCGTGGCCAACCTGCTGCCAGCCGTGGTGGAGGCCGACAGCGGCACGATTCCGCTGCTGCTGCTGAGCGCCGACCGACCGCAGCGGCTGAAGAACTGCGGCGCCAACCAGACCGTGAACCAGGAGGAGTTCCTCGCCCCCTGCTGCCGCTGGTCCGCGCAGGGGGACAGCCGGGGCCTGGCCGCGATGGCTCGCCCTGCCCTGCAGGCCCTGGCCCGCAGGGCCTGTCGGATGGCCCTGAGCGCACCGATGGGACCGGTGCATCTGAACCTGCCCTTCGACGAACCGCTCCATGCCGGAGCGGAGGCGCTGCAGCGTCTGGCCCGGGAGTTCGGCGCCATGGCCGCGGCCACCGAGGTGCCCGGCCATGGCGATGGCGGCGGCGCGGCCACGGCCGGAGGCGATCCGCTGGGCCTGGATCCCGATCGCCCCGGGGTGATCGTGGCGGGGCCGTGGCGGGGCAGCCCCGACCAGTGGCCCGCCTTCGTGGCGGCTCTGCAGCGCTGGCAGCAGCGCTGTGGCTGGCCGCTGCTGGCCGATGGTCTCTCCGGTCTCAGGGGCCAGGCCGGTCTGGACCTGGTGGCTGGCTATGACCTGGTCCTCGAGGACCCCGACCCCGCTCTGGCCCCCCCCCAGGTGCTGAGGCTGGGTCCCCTGCCCGCCAGCCGGAGGCTGCAGCGCTGGCTGGCGGCCTGCGGCGGCCATCAGGTGCTGATCAGCGAGGGGGATCCACGCCCGCTCGATCCCCTGGGCACGGTCCAGGCCAGCTGCGGCCACGGCTTCTCGACCTGGTGCCAGGCCCTGCCGGTCTCGTTCTGGCAGGGAGGGCCCGGGCTCACGGCCAACCAGGAGGTCCTGACGCTGTGGCAGGCCGCCGAGGGCGGCACCCAGGGCTGGCTGAACACCCAGCTGACCCACGAGGGAGCCAGCCACCGGCCCGATGAACCCAGCCTGGCCCGGGCCCTGAGTCAGCTCCTGCCGCCTGGTCTGGCGGTGATGCTGGCCAGCAGCAGCCCCGTGCGCGACTGGGAGAGCTTCGCCGATCCCAGCGGCCCCGCCAGGCCCGTCCATGGCTTCCGCGGGGCTTCGGGCATCGACGGCACGCTGTCGCTGGCGGCCGGGCTGGCGGAGAGCCTCGGAGGGCTGGTGCTGCTCAGCGGAGATCTGGCCCTGCTCCACGACTCCAACGGCTGGCTCTGGCACCACCAGCTGCGGGGCCGGCTCACCGTGGTACTGATCGAGAACGGAGGAGGCGGCATCTTCGAGCAGCTGCCGATCCGGGCGACGGCAGGCCTGGATTTCGAACGCCTCTTCGCCATGGGCCAGCCCCTGGATCACACCTCCCTGGCCGCCGCCCATGGCGTGCCCTGGCGGCGGGTGGCGGCCCTGACCGAGCTGGAGGGGGCCCTGGACTGGGCCCTGGAGCAGCCGGTGGCCCTGCTGGAGGTGAGGACCGACCGCCGGGCCGATGCCCTGTTGCGCCAGCGCCTGCGCCAGGACTGTCCGCGCCCGCGGCTCAGAATGACACCTTCCCAGGCCCCGCCGCGATGA